The DNA region TTCAAATAAAATTCTCACATTCACATAGTGACACTTCAAAGCTGTGTCTGCTTCCGTACCGATTGATTCGATTGAGTAACGATAGGCTGTGTCGTCATAGGAGCTTACCACATCGTCGAATAGCTTGTTGGCTTGCCTTTCAAGCTCATTCAGACGAATAGAGTTCGCTTCATTCTCACTCAAATTAGGCACACAGATATTTACCTCGGCAAAGGACTTCTTCCAATATGTTTCCGGTTGTTGTTTCTTCGTGTGAATGACAATTCTTTCAGACTTCAATTCGCCCGTCAGGGTTTCCCCTACTGGTACTATATCTATCCTGAAAGCCTTGCAATCCCGATAGAGAATGTTTCCTATGTCGGTAGTTACTATCATTCAAATTCTTCTTTTAATCGTTTCTCTGCATATAAAGCGGCACCACTCAAAACATCAAACCCCTTAGATTCCACGAATGAAGCGTATTCCGCTTCGTTTTTCAGAGTTAAACCGCTTTCATCAACATCGTAATCATTGGACGTTCTCAAAGTGAGCGTGTGGTCTTGATAATTGCCATGCTCTTCCGCGTACTTAACGGCTTCATCGCCCTCATCAATCATTTTCTTCTCAACCTCCCATTCTCCTTCATCGAAAAAGGAATCGACATCTGAAAAATCAAATCCTACATCCATAGTTCCGAATATCCAAAGTAGTTCGTATTCTTCACCGTATAAACCTCGCCTTGCCCTCTCAAATTATCGCCATCCATGCAACGGACCTCATCCCCTGCCTTGACAGTGATTCTCTTCTCGCACACCACACGGTAGTTAGGACGATACACAGAACCGTTATCAGACGTAAACTCTTTGGTAGTGTTATCATCACAACGGCACTTACATACATCCTGCCAGCATTCACCACCGGTGCCGGGAATAGGTCTTCCGAACTCATCCTTATCCATTGGAGTGATTACCTTTACTTGTAATATGTGTGGGACGAATATCATAAGAAAGTGCATTTAGGTTTGTTGCTCAACTCGTCTTTCAATCCGTACTGCTTGCACAGCCATGAATAGTAATCCTTAATACCTTGAATGTTCCAAGACATAGAAAAACCGCTTTCACTGATTGAAGTGGCACGAAGTAATAAAGAAGGGATGAACATCACAATCGCTACAGAGACACGGCCGTAACAATCCTCATTCATCTCATCCTCTCCGCTTATCTTCGAGTTCAGACACATATCCAAAAGTTCAGCTTCCGACAACTGAATGCCGAAAGTCTGAAACTTCTGTGATATGTATTCGTTTACCGTCATCTTAATATGGTGTAATCAGTTTACTATATGCTGTATGACTATAATGTGTGCAATACTTCGACTTATAGACGTACCGGAACGGGCATTTAGGAACCGAAATCTGTTTCCTTT from Bacteroides sp. MSB163 includes:
- a CDS encoding DUF6706 family protein is translated as MTVNEYISQKFQTFGIQLSEAELLDMCLNSKISGEDEMNEDCYGRVSVAIVMFIPSLLLRATSISESGFSMSWNIQGIKDYYSWLCKQYGLKDELSNKPKCTFL